One window of the Rhipicephalus sanguineus isolate Rsan-2018 chromosome 2, BIME_Rsan_1.4, whole genome shotgun sequence genome contains the following:
- the LOC119384073 gene encoding uncharacterized protein LOC119384073, giving the protein MACRPITDNQEKWTSQTKSLNPFFGKEHIYRYIESKGAQKHRDAGIRLFTSGHLQKLQFLEGSGAETVVRAEVLASMTTRTLYKASIKLYKCDGEVVSGSCTCVAGKGAVCKHICCVLYGLMYIAQHDLASVPDSLSCTETERQWYHPRDPRKVTEDFENVVFSKDTCDRISCAPERHQKRIQYSSLKADRKVMKTPSLINLHGNLKKCGLDCFADILEANDFLPVRIAETANCAEEDKAMPKRWLDAVKAGSAVQYTVNDVNAVENATRLQSGSPMWHHYRKGIMTASSVHRVYTWVNSTCKRKMGPHDVRSLLSTIMGKKVRATYAMKRGLLCEDSARKAFLEKNKQHVDIDVRQCGLFLCRSHPFLGASPDGIATCSCCAPRLLEIKSPMRIDAFCKNELRGGCLKASSRYFTQVQTQMGVTGLKSCVLFVYSEEKCVQVPVLFDEAFFTELVKCCKFFADQYLVPYFSGNWQLS; this is encoded by the exons ATGGCATGTAGACCTATAACCGACAACCAGGAAAAGTGGACCAGTCAGACAAAGTCACTGAACCCATTCTTTGGAAAAGAACACATCTATAG GTACATAGAAAGCAAAGGTGCTCAAAAACATCGAGATGCTGGGATACGCCTCTTCACTTCAGGACATTtgcagaagctgcagtttttggaaggCAGTGGTGCAGAGACCGTTGTACGTGCAGAAGTGCTAGCTTCCATGACTACTAGGACCCTGTACAAGGCATCCATCAAGTTGTATAAATGTGATGGTGAGGTAGTTTCGGGGAGCTGCACCTGCGTTGCAGGCAAAGGTGCAGTGTGCAAGCACATCTGCTGTGTCTTGTATGGTTTAATGTACATTGCACAGCATGATCTGGCATCTGTGCCAGACTCTCTCTCGTgcacagagacagaaagacagtggTATCACCCCAGAGACCCCAGGAAGGTCACGGAAGATTTTGAGAATGTAGTCTTTTCCAAGGACACCTGCGACAGGATCAGCTGTGCACCAGAACGACACCAAAAGCGAATTCAGTATTCATCTTTGAAAGCAGACAGAAAGGTGATGAAAACACCCAGCCTGATAAACTTGCATGGCAATCTTAAGAAATGCGGCCTCGACTGCTTTGCCGACATTCTCGAGGCAAACGACTTCTTGCCCGTGAGAATTGCAGAAACAGCAAATTGTGCTGAAGAAGACAAAGCAATGCCGAAACGATGGCTTGATGCTGTAAAAGCTGGAAGTGCAGTCCAGTACACAGTTAATGACGTGAATGCTGTGGAGAATGCCACAAGGCTCCAGAGTGGATCACCCATGTGGCATCATTACCGGAAAGGAATTATGACTGCATCATCGGTGCATAGAGTGTACACATGGGTGAATAGTACGTGCAAAAGAAAGATGGGGCCCCATGATGTGCGCTCTCTGCTAAGCACTATCATGGGTAAGAAAGTGCGTGCTACTTATGCCATGAAGCGGGGCCTTTTATGCGAAGACAGCGCAAGGAAGGCCTTccttgaaaaaaataaacagcacgTGGACATCGACGTGAGGCAGTGTGGTCTTTTTTTATGCCGCAGCCATCCTTTCCTTGGGGCAAGCCCAGACGGAATCGCTACATGCAGTTGTTGTGCACCACGCCTTTTGGAGATCAAAAGCCCCATGAGAATTGATGCATTTTGCAAGAATGAACTGCGTGGTGGATGCCTCAAAGCCAGCAGCAGGTATTTTACCCAGGTGCAGACACAAATGGGGGTTACCGGTCTGAAGAGTTGTGTCCTCTTCGTGTACAGTGAAGAAAAGTGTGTGCAAGTTCCTGTACTTTTTGATGAGGCATTCTTCACTGAGCTGGTGAAGTGCTGCAAGTTTTTTGCTGACCAGTACCTGGTGCCTTATTTCTCTGGAAATTGGCAGCTTTCTTAA